Sequence from the Uloborus diversus isolate 005 chromosome 8, Udiv.v.3.1, whole genome shotgun sequence genome:
agcaaaaatgtgaaTAGACAGCAAGCACCCTAcgctttttgtattacattaaaattaagtgattggtcgactactatcatccaaagattatttttcactttttagttcattttactacgaaagcgtgtttttttagttttttaaactattattttcttatattttgatCGGCGACATTTGTAAAGTTTAATGATTTGATACGATTGAATTCTTCAGTTTTTTTATGAAGAACCGATCTTCATCGGAAAACACCCCTaaaaaatacaccatatccagtaattgccctcaaccttaaaaatccccccccccccgggttttcactcctagaagcctgtcccgtatttactgttcttaaatctggcaaccctgctttcgaccccggaaaaaacctgcatTTCACCgaattccggttatttgcggtgtttatgtggaatctttctactcctgctagcttctggagtgaaagcggtgtttctacccagaatgcattacgcgaaacaagttcatcttctagccgctaaggatgctgggtaaaaaccgctttctctggtataatgggagaacttctttttacatggaaacggggaatttttcaatcgggtttttgtggagccagagcggggatttaccgggtcgaaaagtgcaTTATGAACGCGGCTGATGAGAGCGGATAAGGCTCCGGGCTCTGCATATTTGTAAGAATCGCTGGCAAGTGAGTAGTTAGGTATACTCTAGCAATTCTGTCTTACCTTTGGCCATAATTGGAAACATGCTGTTGGGGagttcttggtaaatcaggaaggcaACAAGCCATTACTCAAACCCTACTTAAGTTTTCTCTGTAGGTTCTAGAAAAGTTACAGTTCTTAACTGAgatttctgtattatttagaaaggttccaggttaatttcaggaaggttactgagttttagcggaaaacgttcctgcttTTTGCATggtatgttactggtagaaattgagcacatcagaTGGCCATTGTTTTttaagaacgtttctgaatttttttcacaGTGTTGCACTGATATTGCAGTGGTAAACAAACCATTCTTACGGAAATCGTTAAGAATTTACAAGCAACGGACTCTGAGGCCAAAGTGATTGACAAGTTGCAGGCTTGGCGACAAAAATATCTCTAGCAacgatacactgtaaaaaaattccgaaacttactgagtatttccgtgtaacgtttcgggatttcaatggttttcatccacttcctggaaatatcaagtatcattgtcaaaatgtttcctgaattgctacaagttgtatgaatgcagacttctcacagttgtaaaaaatatttttaactcccagttcaaagattaactgagcgtatttataaagtatatCATCGGCCTCAGTTCGATTATGGCCCGTCCATGCTGataaagctcccaaagggagcaaataggtATGGATAGGTATATGGATAGgtattttccagaaaatttggTATGAGGTACTAAAATAAaatgtgagagagagagagaaacatgtGTGGTGTGTTGTGAGAGATGCAAtgggggttgcttccttcaggcAAAAGTAATACTgtaagtcactgaaattgatagaataagcaaaaataataataataataacatggagcgagggaAACCTTTCATTTCcccaaaagttcatttttaattaatttttttaaatgtctgattttgaaaacaagccgtggtctttatgacgtcacaaatgatgtactttggcgcatctgtctatcgcgtttccacaatatgataatcaagaagcgaattaaatgttgcgctctacgcttgctatcaaccctatcgttgcagTGCACGTGagtgaagaagcgaattaaattgtgtgctctgcgaatggcatcagtgaatggcacttcatcatttgagatgtcatcggcagaagcgtaaacaatgaaagcgcaccgattgaagtaattttttaaaaatattaaatttagtcgaattatttaataaatggtcagatcctatgtttttaaacatgctctttcagaaaaaatatacttttacaaTTTCGGAAACGTACCCATTAGCTTGTATTGCGTACGACAGTCTATCATTTCGTTGTGAGTtgagcccctataactggagaggccgacgcatccaccattttggagcaagcgtacaacagggaaagctacctttattggcaatccttcgccaaacagggaacgagagagtcggagagcgaaggtgaacattggcgaaattttggatacagttggcgtcgtttccaggctgccagtcgcTTCAcgggctattatttatccatatctttttttctttctgcaactgctggaaatctgaagaactgaaatcctttttagagctgtttacacaattaacagccgaataACCagccatttgactcaatttaacacatgctaaagaaaggcaaacatcagcagcaatgctatcgctacgaagcactggatcaagtttgctccaaaatggcggatgcgtcggctcctccactgtACGGGCCTTAGTTGTGAGTGGTCTGAATCGTgctattaaaagtgttttttcagCATTCAATTCTCTCCGGGATACGTCACCTATTTCGAAACGTCGTACACCATCTTCCGGGTACTCGTCTTCGTCTCGACCGTCACGTACCCCAGCATTCCGACGAAGAGGGCGGCGATCAGAAGGTAGATCTTGGGCGTGACGCAGAGCAGGCCACTGTAGCCGAAAGCGACGAAGAAGCCCACGGACTCCCACAGCCTGTAGTTGGCGAAGGCGGCCTCCTCGGAGGAGCGGAAGAGGACGCCGTAGTACGCTGAAAGGATCACAGCTCAATAGTaaagtttttttactaaaaaatcattaagaaaattcgtaaaaaaatatttttataagccAAATGTAGAGGAAGTTCGCCCAAAGCAAGTACGCtaacttttataataaaaaataataattaaaaaaatgttcgcaTTAGGGGTTTTTTTGGCATTCATAATTTTCCGTAGATCACTGTTTCTATTTAAAAGAACTAATTCAggcaaaaacttgtttttaatctaaaaatcatcaaaaaaaaaaaaaaaaactcaaccctTCCAAAAAGACGACTTTATTTCATATGACTTCAGCAGACTTAATAACTTCAGCacataaaaaactaataatatgtatttataaattaaacttactttgaaacattgttttgtatttttagcaaaaaaaaaaataccttcaaaaaaaaaaggcaaaatttcaccgttacttttttttatggaaaaaagtgaaaagcaaaatatttttctgatgaattATCTTCTATTGGgtcattgaaaacatttttcatcaaattaatgaataaatgaatcacTAACTAAACaagaaacgaataaataaataaataaactaattaacatctgagaaaaaataaatgattgaatcaaATAGTGAATCAATATGTAAATTAATGtatgaataaaaaagtgaattaataaattgagcgatgcaaatgaattaatttatgaattattacgtaaatgatttttttttaaataatgattaagTAAACAAATAGAGTACTTCGCTTTGCCCCGCCTGAACTTCATAAATTTTCTTGAACATTTAAGATCAAAACATGCTTaatcttaatacataaaaatcttctgtgcggacgtttgtcaccataaggcttataaacgactggaccgattttgatcaaattttttgtgtgtaattaagttgtggcaagcatggttttgaagcgcgatggatcgaatcggaaacgtttttgttaattaattaatttaaacattggatggttatatctcccaaattattaatattcattttaacctattgttgagcgtgaactgaaataaatatattaacccgttgccaaaggacaataagaaagccacaTCTGCTTTTTGTAGTGAAATTTCCTATTGCGATATGTcgattgagaatagataaaacgtagatagagagagagaacgaAGCCTTCATttttctcttgaaagcaacgattttaggtccagtgatatattttaaagtaaagtagtGGAAGGtttacgcaaaacgtgtgttctgtcgtcgtagttgaaccatgtgaccggatcggtgctttaggttttcctaaccaaatgatcagaaagtaccgtacctaacAATATTTCTtcctcggctgaaatccatccgagttttggcaccaatgttaagaatactttaaggattatacAATTAATCAgcacattattaaaggaaaagaagatggaatttaaagacgaaacaaattttattttcgtccagtaaattacaacagggtagttctgtacacaaaagatcagtgtagtggaagatttttatctttgatgGAAAGAataaattaggcaatatatgaaaagtattaaaagtttttcgttcaaaagatcggactgctaatcggttGGAATTGGCTTCGCtaactgatcggctggattacagtaacgtggtggcttggcgactttggctataaacaatagagttgcatgatcattcgtttacattttaaagctactgttaatgtaatttatagcattttttgtttatttggcgaaatatttcaaattgcaaagaattgcttttggGTTTTAAAGAGTTTTAAGTCATTTTAGTTTATTCTACATTGGaagggggggatgagtgattttcacttattcaaagaacttaccattttttttaaacgatatcctttcgattttttaaaattctttttcatatgggggatgttgcagcgggatttcccgtttgttctagatgggtagttaaacttttacacttaatatctaataacgctttttatcctttgagtatggctgaaggaacaaaccatcaagtacgggtaaaaaatagttaatgaaacaaCTACTCAGTGGGcgttagataaatcaagttgtaataaatatacgtatTCTGACActaagcagcttaaaacattttctttttacttatttttttcaacaaaacggttcaaacacttgatagtttattgaaatttttttaacttttcaatttacaaagtctgaacagaacaacgtctgtcgggtcctctagtattaactaaataagtacttCACCGATTATCAGTAGATATCAGTTAATACTTAGAAAGTAAATTACAAAGACTTAATCACCCTgtagtaacaaaaattattttttggtaaactacaaaatattataataggtgtatcaaattttgaaaatgattggtattatatttttctctcattttagagcccattattttttgattagaactaactacatatttaaaaacatggtTAAATTCAACTATTATATATTACTATACTATATTACTAGATAGGCGGGGCTGCAAACTAtaagaatattttaccatttcactttacccgaCATTCACCCTAAATTTTTATTAGCACATATTATTTGTTTACAGTggtttcatttcaaaaagaagctATTATTTTAAAGCAACTTCGAAGAAAGCTCGagcagttaaaagttttaaacagaGAATATTTCTTATATTTCCTTTCGTTAATCTGGCTCACTTCACAATTGCATCCCTAGTAGATTTGACTATAGCGTTATTTGAAGTTTTCGGAGGCagagcttaaagtattttaataattataaatcagctgttcttaaaaaatgcatcaataatttaaagtgaaataaatttagTTTAGCTTGCAAAAAGCTCTAAACAACCAGGGGCCCTCCGAACTTAAGTTTTTGGGCAGGCGGATATTCTCTATTTGCAGAAAGGatcttcaaattttgccgaatgataataatCGTCATacgaaatttagaaaatttttgggcGGGTCGCAGAAACCTGTTAttacctcccatcggggtgcccaaTGAAACAACTCTTTGGTAGAATGCGACTAACCGTGTCTGAGTTCGCGACTAACGGAAGATTAAGAAAATTGATTGGTAGCTTTTAATACTTACCGTTAACTTGCGTTTGCCAGATGGCGTCACTCAGGCCCCAGACTCCAACAATGATGAAGAAATACACGGCGTGTTCGGAAGTTGGATACCAGAACAGTAGCACAAGACAAACGGCCAAATTTCCAGCAGCGGCGGTCATCATGAGTACCATTCTTGGCACGTATTTTATCAATCTCCCGGACAAGTACGACATGATCGCGTTGACTACGCCGAAGCAGATAAACACGAGTCCAACATAGTACAAACCCCAGGCACATGCGACGTAAGCCTATAGAACGTAAAACGAGATTAgatgtttgtaaattaacattgaGATATTCAGTACTGTGCGAAATTTTCCCCCATATTTGCTAGGAAATGAAACAAGGCAGGTCTCAAATTGTTTCATTACTGCTAAAATAATGGTTTGCGGATAAAACGAAGAGTCTTTAATAGTGTTACTGAATATTTGAATTTGTCTCGTCTGCTGAGCTTCACAGttattttctattaatttattatcgtctgcaaAGCTTTAATTGTTTTCGCAATTACTTTATTTAAGTCtgcactatttatttatttgtatgtttgttttttgaaatgaCAATGCTAAAAAAAGTATATGTAAAATAAACGTAAAATCAAGTAACGAAtaaaacaagtgttgccactctttggctacgtaattaatttaaactaaattGGGATGGAGCTGTGAAAATAGTTAGTTGTCCAACACAAATAATTAATCGTAATtttattatagaatattgcattgtcttCGGGTCTGAGGTcacatttcaaatttcaaaagaatccgatcacaggaAGTGGGTTAAAATTGAGTTTCAGAGTAAAAAGAACTGAACAAAAGTTTAGGCAATACACCAGTTTTTCGATATTCAACTGTCTTAAGTTTAGTCTTTGCAACATTTAGGTTTGCAGCAGTAAGTTTGAGATATAAACCctctttatctaccagtttgttggcgctctcacttcaatgagatgacatctgtctccaactcggttattcactatccCAGACTGAGGAGTTCCGATAAGAACAAAAATGCAGCCTCTGGGTGTGATAACCGGCCAGTCTGGTATATTGCTTTTAGGTTTGGTTTTATTAATGTAATGCGTTACCTTATATTTATTTAACccaaacaaaataatgaaattatttgaaaacgcAAATCAATAATGAACAGAAATAGCTTCTGACTATAATTCTTTTAGAACTTACTTTAGTATATTCACTAAGAATAAAAGCTTGTTCCATCCCACTAAATATCGTCAGTGGCACTAGCAACATCTGGTCCGCCTTCTTCAGCTGCCTAAGTGTTGCAATGCTTCTAGCGAAAACACTATCTTCACCCTCTTTAGATTTCGATTTCTCTGTGTTTAGCGGATCTAGGAACAAGGCCACGATGATCGCAGCTAAAATTACACACGAGATGTATATGGCTACGAGCATATGTCGCTTTTCAACGGATGGAGGCATTAAATTTTCATTGATCCCACTGCAAAAATCTGCTCCACACAGTAGAGTGTCGTTGTTTATAAATGTCTCATTACCCCAAATCAAAGTTTCGTCTTTAGGGGTTGGTCTCAAAACAAAGAACGATATGAGATTACCCCAGATTTGAGTATTTTGGAATATCATGAAAAAGATTCCAAAGAACCTGGACGTTACTACATCAGAGCTTTCCTTCCCATGGCTTGAGTACATGAAACTGATTTCATTGATGTAAGTACACTTTGCCGACCACAGAGGAGCCGCCCCTATTCCCACCAGGACAGCTGCTGGAACAAATGTCCACATGTGTGGGTAGAAGTTGGCAGCGACGTACGGGGCGTATGTCAAGATGGACATCACCAAGGTGACCTTGCATCCGAATCTCTGAATGACGAGCTTTGGCAGGAAG
This genomic interval carries:
- the LOC129228633 gene encoding UNC93-like protein, with amino-acid sequence MSQWRILKNLVVVCLGFLFLFTAYQALANLQSTMNMEDDIGVVSQSVIYAVLIVSSIFLPKLVIQRFGCKVTLVMSILTYAPYVAANFYPHMWTFVPAAVLVGIGAAPLWSAKCTYINEISFMYSSHGKESSDVVTSRFFGIFFMIFQNTQIWGNLISFFVLRPTPKDETLIWGNETFINNDTLLCGADFCSGINENLMPPSVEKRHMLVAIYISCVILAAIIVALFLDPLNTEKSKSKEGEDSVFARSIATLRQLKKADQMLLVPLTIFSGMEQAFILSEYTKAYVACAWGLYYVGLVFICFGVVNAIMSYLSGRLIKYVPRMVLMMTAAAGNLAVCLVLLFWYPTSEHAVYFFIIVGVWGLSDAIWQTQVNAYYGVLFRSSEEAAFANYRLWESVGFFVAFGYSGLLCVTPKIYLLIAALFVGMLGYVTVETKTSTRKMVYDVSK